CCGGCGAAAGACTAAAATCCATGCTAATCCTCCTTGCTTCATTGCAATGTAGACGGCAAGGCAGCCGATGCAAAGCTAACCGCCTGGGCGGCGCGAGAGCGCGCGCGCAGGCTTTCCTTGCCCATAAAACCGCTTTTGGCGGTTTTTCCCCGGGTCAGGTGATTTTGTCAATTATTTCCTCAAATACCCCTATTACATAATAAGTTGAGCGCAAGGAACTGATTACGCGCCTGCCGCCGTCAAAAACCTTGGCGCCCATTACGATGGTATGGCGCCCGCTGTGCAAAACGCCGGCCTCGCAGGTGATCAGGGAAGGGGCGTATACATTCGCGATGAAATTAATATGCGTATCGAGCGTAACCACTCTCTTGCCCAAAGAAGCGCAAGCCACCCCCATGCAGGAGTCGCCTATGCTCATGATCGCGCCTCCGTGCAGGTTGGCGTAAAGGTTGGTATGTTTGCCGGCCTCCACCATCATGCTTTGTATGGCGCGCCCTTTGTAGGCTTGC
This window of the Acidaminococcales bacterium genome carries:
- a CDS encoding PaaI family thioesterase, yielding MPREMSENEIFVLEYLRRQYSERNHFYNLLGLHIEQAYKGRAIQSMMVEAGKHTNLYANLHGGAIMSIGDSCMGVACASLGKRVVTLDTHINFIANVYAPSLITCEAGVLHSGRHTIVMGAKVFDGGRRVISSLRSTYYVIGVFEEIIDKIT